One Kosmotoga arenicorallina S304 genomic window carries:
- a CDS encoding ATP-binding protein — protein sequence LAMRYETKSTLITTNLVFSEWIKIFHDKALTMALLDRITHNALILNMSGRSYRRRDVLNT from the coding sequence TCTGGCAATGAGATACGAAACAAAGAGCACGTTAATTACAACGAATCTCGTGTTCTCAGAATGGATAAAGATTTTCCATGACAAAGCCCTTACCATGGCATTGTTAGACAGAATTACGCACAACGCTTTGATTCTCAATATGTCTGGAAGAAGTTACCGAAGAAGAGATGTTTTGAATACCTGA